Proteins from a genomic interval of Arvicola amphibius chromosome 17, mArvAmp1.2, whole genome shotgun sequence:
- the LOC119803733 gene encoding retinol dehydrogenase 16-like, giving the protein MWLYLVALVGLWTLLRLIRERQVVSHLQDKHVFITGCDSGFGNLLARQLDRRGTRVLAACLTEKGAEELRNKTSDRLETVILDVTKTDSIVAATQWVKERVGNRDLTMLKSLDQRCKENLSLMTDYMEHALTSCHPRLRYSTGWDAKLFFIPVSYLPTCLADAFFYWTSLKPDKAL; this is encoded by the exons ATGTGGCTCTACCTGGTGGCTCTAGTGGGCCTGTGGACCCTCCTGCGCTTGatcagggagaggcaggtggtgaGCCATCTCCAAGACAAGCATGTCTTCATCACGGGCTGTGACTCGGGCTTTGGGAACCTGCTGGCCAGACAGCTGGACAGGAGGGGCACGAGGGTGCTGGCTGCATGTCTGACAGAGAAGGGAGCCGAGGAGCTGAGGAACAAGACATCGGACAGGCTGGAGACAGTGATCCTTGATGTCACCAAAACAGACAGTATTGTGGCAGCCACCCAGTGGGTGAAGGAGCGTGTTGGGAACAGAG ATCTGACAATGCTAAAGTCACTGGACCAAAGGTGCAAAGAGAACCTCTCCTTGATGACGGACTACATGGAGCATGCGCTGACTTCCTGTCATCCCCGGCTTCGATACTCAACTGGTTGGGATGCCAAGCTTTTCTTCATCCCTGTGAGCTACCTGCCCACCTGTCTTGCAGATGCCTTCTTCTACTGGACCTCCCTGAAGCCTGACAAAGCTCTGTGA